catatgtaatgcattaatatctcaattgagtatttatcttgacagaatatagagtttaaaaacggtggcggtcattttgacggcccatggtcgttctagtagtttcaagtttgaccatgtctctctgaagtttaaattgtttaataaTAGTATTAtagatgttaaaatgttaattctggtgtcagtcgtttcctaacagacataataacatatgcaatgcattaatatctcaattgggtatttatcctgacagaatatagagtttaaaaaccggtggtaattttgaccgcccatggtcgttttaggtaggagtgaaaggaAGTCGTTCATAGGCTGGTGCCGTATCTTTACATTGTCTTATCAGCTTCATAAATATCTGCCTTGAAGTGGAATTGATAGCCAGAAAAGTGTAAAAATtatttctgtctctgtttctcagtGGGTCGTGGGAGAGAACGGCGTCCTCAAGCCCAAACGCATCAATCCCAACGTGTATCAACCGCCGTCACTCAAAGGTTGTGTAGGGAAAGACGACGTCGTTTTTGTCGTGTGTATTGTGAATTGTCCTTGTGTCAGTGCCTTTTTGTTGCTCCCTTGCTTCTTATGCTTCACCACTACAGACGGAGGTGCATGCTGCACAGACGGGTGTGGAGATGCATGAcaacactttcttttttttaagtgcaTGCATCTTCGTTAGTCTGAACATAATTGTGTTCCACACACTTACCTACACTGAAACACAGACtccatatatctgtgtgtgtgtgtgtgtgtgtgtgtgtgtgtgtgtgtgtgtgtgtgtgtgtgtgtgtgtgtgtgtgttttagggagagagaaagagtgagagaaagagagggggagagagattagAGCATGACAGCTGTGAGACAACGCGTGTAAGTCTACGCAAGTCTGGATCATCCAGGATTACAGTGTGGCGTGCATACAGCTGTtgctcacgcacacgcacacacacacacacactcattctaaCACAGGTATTTTTGAAACACTGGCATGAACACACACGTGACCTTAATATTCTCACACAAAACCTTCCCTTGTCTGCTTATGAATGCAGCTTCCTAAAGTGCTTGCATATCGGCGAGAGCATGCGGTCATTAAGGCAGAAAATCAGTTTTGGGCATGTCAGCAGAGGTTCATTAAACAGGGATTTCTGTGTGTAGCATGTTGAGTGATATTATAATGAGCCAGGAAGGCTCGGTCCCGTGTCCGACGTGCATCCTTCAGCAGCTCTGACCCAGTTCAGGAGACAAAAGGAGACGTAGAGAGGACTAGAAAATGCATTTCCTGCAGAAAATGTATGCGAATGCTGATAGCTGAAGGAAATTGCGAAGCTGCTGAAAATTGCTGCAAAAAACCCCCCCAGCTGAAATGAAGAATCAAAATTTGGAAGCTGTAGCTGAAATGAATCGGAGGTTGAAAGCTGAAATAATCTCCATAGCTCCAAGCTATAGACCCTTtcatgacctacgtcacgcatgatatgcgtgcgcattttggcagcaaaaggggcaacttctccatctccaatcaatgcagagtgcaagtggatttttggtcgactgatatttacatttttaaaatgtcatcttgctGTGTTgggggttgccagaacaggtcttgcaaaactaaaggtattaatttctaccacattccatcggggaaaagaccgtTCAATGCAAATTGCGGCTACAAGCAATAAAATGGGTTTAGATAAACACATAAGTGGCTATCATAACAAATAGAAGTTATATTGTAGCATAAATAAGAGGTTATAGCATACAATTGTATGGTCGTAAATAATAGAATcaattttttgctgccaaaatgcacatgcatgctaaatcacgtgatcactggttaccaactgtaaaagggccTATAAATTTGGCCAGTATATAAACTTGATTTACAATCCACCAATCAGAACGATCTGTAAAGGTAATCCACCAATCAGAATGATCCGTGTTAATGCATATTGAGCCTGTTAGGCAGAAGTAGCGATAACAGAGTGCACCACTGAGACAACCCTCGAACAAGATGCCTTTACTCAAAAACTGTCATTTGAATCACAGAAATTTCTCCACAGGTGGTGCCGGGAGACTTTGCTGAATACACACGTATGATCTGTGTAGCTAATGTAAAAACTGACTGCAAATGTCTCAGTTTTAAAAATGCCCACATGTGTGGTTTTGCTCAGGAGCAGGAGAGGTCAGTTAACTTTGGAGTGTATGTGTAAATCCATGTGTCCTGTATATAAATCACAAAGCAGGAAATGAAAGCTCAAATAAATTGGAAACTGAAGGTGAAAGGAAATTGAAGCAATGATTAAAATTGCTGGAACACCTGAAATGGTGAATATGGATGAAAAAAAGTTGATGAGCCGAATCAAAACCTAAAACCagaaagctgaaggaaattgctgaagcAATTATAAAGATAGTTGAAGAAACAGTTGAAATCAACTGAAATGCATTGCTTTGACAAGTTGGGGAGCAAAATGTGAAACTGGAGCTGGGAGCTAAAACACGCCAGCTGAAGATTGTGAGCTGAAAACATGCTGTCGAAACAGCTGAAAGGGCCGCATGGTGAATatggatggagaaaaaaaagccaAGTAAGCACAACCAAAACCTTAAAACCAGGACGCTGAAGGAAATTACTGAAGCAAATCAGAAAATAGTCGAAGAAGCGGTTCAAATCAATTGAAATGCATTGCTTTGAAAAGTTGGAAGCTAAAATGTACAACCGAAGCTGGAGTGTATCAGCTGAAGAatcagagttgggggggggggaatgtagtTGAAACAGCTGAAAGGAAAAGTCGtatactgccaaagctggaagtagaaTTGAAATAGCTTGAAAGTTTGTAAAAAGAAATTATTTGTATTAATACCAGACAGGtgaagtgtatcatgaaacagatggcttgaatttttttcatgttaagagttgaAATAGGAAGAATAAGTctcaattttgtgtgtgtgtgtgtgtgtgtgtgtgtgtgtgtgtgtgtgtgtgtgtgtgtgtatgtgtgtgtgtgtgtatgtgtgtgtgtgtgtgtgtgtgtgtgtgtgtgtgtgtgtgtgtgtgtgtgtgtgtgtgtgtgtgtgtgtgtgtatgtgtttgcatgtttagctatcctaatgtggaccaaatgctctcattaggatagaaaaaccagaaaccacctaccttgtgtggacattttagaggtcctcacaagtaaacgggtctattttagggttaggacttggttttagggttaaggttagaattagggttagggttaggcatgtagtttgcgtggttaaggttagggttaagggctagaaatgaatgtagtcaataaggggtcctcataaggatagtggaacgagtgtgtgtgtgtgtgtgccatattTTCTGTGAAATCTGTTGACGTGTGTAAATCCACGTGTCTCGTAGCGTGGAAACGCGCGTGTCGCAGGATTTTGACAGAcatgtcagtcaagtgtttgatccaagCCACGGACATCAGAGAAGTCGTTTAATCAGCTGACCTGAATCAGCTGTGGGTACCACGCTGCGCTCAGAGGTTGTCATGGCAATTGTAAGCGCTTAATTCCTGCTGAGCGAGACAGAGGCAAGAGTGAGAACTGGCTCGGCGGACCCCTTCAAAAGCCTTCTCTCGACTAAAAAACGTAGCTCATGTCACCAAAGCTACAAGACCGTCAACACCACAAGAGGATCTTGCATGTCTTCGTCAAGTTTGGTGTCCCTGGTGTCAAAAATGCGGCCGTACGAGCGAGTTAAAGACGGGGGAGTTTTCAGTTTTTCCTCCGAAAATCCTCCCCTCAATTTGTATTAGAGTCTGTGCAGCACCTGAGGCGCCGCTTATTACTTAAAGCTCCAATTTTCAAAAACCATAAGTCATACAGCTTTGGGAGTCCCGCTGTGTGAAACGGCACACATTTGTCTACATTTCTACCTAAACTTGTGTGTTAGAAGTGAAAGGTGTAGGAGCAGGAAGAGCAGAAGCACGAACATTTTAAGAAAGGCAGAACAGCTGCAGTTTAAGGCGGACGTGACGTCACCCACTCCAACCTCTCCAATATACACCCATTATAAACTCAAAAAGTGTCGGGAAAAAAGCATACAACTATAAAAGATGACAAAAATTCTGAACGTAAGCTTCATAGCAGAACGTCTTGTGACCTCTTTAAAGTTTAAATGAAGTTTCTAGCTGGAAGTATGCCAACGTAGTTGCATTTCAAAGAGCAGAAGGTTTTTGAGGATTTGAACACTCCATTCATTTCAAtgagaaaaaaattaataaaaagcTTAATAGTTTAAAAAGTATAAATGTAAGCAGAAATGTCCTAAAaagctgaacattttgatagttgaatagtTTCGACAGCACAATGTATGCAGAAGTAGTTAGACGGCAAAAAAACATATGGAatattagtgtgaatgctggatcagcattcacactaattaaagaagatgagagagaggaggTCTACCTCACAATGCACATAATCACATCACCCACCGTAAGACAACGTAAGCAATCTGTGGCAGTGTATCGGTGAGGGTGAGAGAAGTGGAAAGAGAGGGAGTCTTAGCAGGAGGGCAAGGTATGAGAGGGGGTGAGGGTGGCAAGGTGACCTGGAGAATGGGTCCGGGGGGGGGATGCAAGAGAAAGGAGAGTCTATAGGGGCACACAGAGAATGGTGTGAGTCAGCATGCTTTAGAGAGGGCGCCAACAGGGTTGGGCAGGCTGGGAtaaagagagaatagaaaaacAAATAGATGGAGAAAATGGGGTAACAGGAGAGATGGGAAACACCAGAAAGGACCTCCACACAGCCATGACGTTACTGTAAAAAACCAACTTGGGCTGTGATGTCACAGCTGCTGCTTCTCTGCCTGTTTGTTGGTGCATGCACTCACCTAGCTGCCTTCTGCTTTGTCTggcacatgttaaaaacacctgtttgTGAAGCTTGATAAAAACTGACAGTGTTGAAGCATGGTGAAACCAAACATTTCCCTCTATCCTTGTGTCTGtatccttgtgtctgtgtgtcgtggctcctctgtgtgttgtgtgtgggtccacctgtatgttgtgtgtgcgtgtgcagctGTGCAGAAGATGGCTGAAGCACATATGCAGAAGCTAGGGGTGCATCCTCCTTTGGAAGATCCTTCTGAAGGGGAGGAGTATGAGGACAACTGGCAGGGAGAGGAGGGTGAGGATGCATCTTCTACTAAAGTTGCTGGCAGGAGAGAATCCTGCTGTCAACTGGGACCTACGTGCCATCAGAAGCAACACTGCATGCACTCGCAACACTCAACAATAATGTACCAGTAATTTACCAATATCCCAGTAAACATTCTGACGGTGGAACTGGAACACTCGCTGTAGCGACAGCTCTGTGCACACATTGTCCACACCTAAGAAGCATTTAGGCAAATGTTTATGGAAATCAAATCAATCCTGACCATTTATATTTTCCAATTAGCACACAAAGCACATGTCATGACTGCCGCTTATGCAAATCTAGTTCTTCCAAGTAGAGTGGAGATGTTGTTCTCTACAGCCAAGTCAGTTGCAGTCTTCATGGTAAAGTAAGCTCTGCCATGGGTTCAGGTGAAGCTCTTTGCATTGAAAGACAGCCCTAAAGTTATGTAAGTTCTCCATGTCTTGTCCCAAATCTGTCAGAAGGCACACTGGCTAGTCAGAGATGCCAGACAGACTGTGCGGAGAGCAAAGCTTCAGATACTCTTCTGTATGCTAGTGCATTTTTATGTGTTTCTTATTATTCTATTTTTTATTGCACACTGGGGAAGATCTAAGAGCTGAAACTTCTGTGCAAGTTTGTTCTTTAACAATGGAAAATAATTAAGTTAGTAAGTTGGGAGTCAACTCATTTGGAAGAGAGTGTGAATGCCTTTACTTCCTACACTAAAGGATTATAGACTATGGAGTTTTGAAATTTAAATTTAAAACTGTAatcaaacctcagatccaggaggaacaatgccgattctgtcctggccgtggaacaatggaccaactctttacccttgcagaagtgctgagggaggcatgggagtttgaccagccagtctacatgtgttttgtggacttggagaaggcttatgaccgtctACCCTGGGGCACTGTGtgaggggtactgcaggagtatggggtaccgaggcagttgctacaagccatctggtccttgtataaccaaagtgagaactgtgtccacattctcggcacaaagtcaaacacattttttggtgggtgtcagactccgtcaaggttgtcccttgtctccgattctgtttgtgatattcatgaacaggatctcaaggtgcagccaagatgaggaaactcagaattgcatctctgctcttcgcagatgatgtggttttgttggcttcatcagaacacaacctccagtgcacactggggtggtttgcagctgagtgtgaaatggctgggatgagagtcagtacctccaaggccatggttctttaccagaaaatggtggattgctccctccgggttggagatgagttgttgcctcaagtgaagaagttcaagaatctcagggtcttgttcacgagtgagggtagaatggagcgggagattgataggcggattggtgcagcatcagcagtaatgcagacgttgtactgggccgttgtggtgaagagggagctgagccggaagtcaaagctctcattttaccagtcaatcttcgttccaaccctcacctatggtcatgagctttgggtagtgactgaaagggtgagatcatggatacaagtggctgaaatgagtttcctccgtagggtgtctgggctcagccttagagatagggtgacgagcttggacatccagagggagcttggagtagagccactgctcctttgcgttgcaaggagccagttggggtggctcgggcatctgattaggatgcctcctgggcgccttcctttggaggttttacgggcacgcccaactgggaggagaccccggggtaaactcagaactcactggagggactgcatgtccagtctggtctgggaatgccttgggatccccctggaggagctggagggtgttattGGGGAgacggatgtctggagtgccctacttaccttgTTGCccctgcgacccgaccccagagaagcggctgatgatgagatgagatgagatgagatgagatgagttttaAAATGCCACTATGGATTTTGAAAGGTTTTCATTGGGTAAACTTGCTCACACTAATCGTGAATTTGTATAAAATCAATAAAATTATTAAAAATCAATCGCTATATTTTAACATAAATTCAATCCACAATCAAAGACATTTTAGCCTGAAGATACTGGTTGCCAATCGACACGCCTTTTCACTCACAATGACAGGCAAAGATGTTGATGAAAACACTTTCTTGGAGGCATTGTGTCACCATCTTCACATTATGAGTGCTACTGATTTTCTGCCCATCCCAGAATATACTCCACAAACATgtaagccaagacaaagcacacaGTTTTACATATATCCACCATATCCGGGGTTGGTCATCCTACTTGTGGGTATTCATTGTTGCCTTTAATGTCCATCCTCGCCCCCTCAGATCATCAACAAACCACCCCCATTGACCAGTCAGGGAAGATTTCCAGTGGAACGGAGACCGCCAGACAGATCCAAACTGAGGAGtacgaagaagaggaggaggaggaggagagcaaaaCTGAAGCAACGACAGAGGAAGAGAACAGTCGGGGGAGTAATTGAAAGAGAAGGGTGTGCAAGACAATGGGGGAGGGAGGACTGTAGCAAGAGAGGGTGTTTTCATATAAAGGGATAAATCTAAAAAGTGCTCTGAACTCGGAGGTGTCGAGAGAGCCGACGCGCTGGTGTGTTTGGGTGCCAGAGCCTGGTAGAGAGACGGACAGTACACATGAATGAGAGCTCTGAATGACAGTATGCTGTAGATGCTAAATTTTGATGAAATCAAATGTGCAAGTGAGAAAGAGAACTGAATTATCTGAGCGGAAgttgggagagggggggagacatgGGGAGGTGTACCTAAGGAAGTGGTGAGGAATGATCTACTGATGTACCACACCATGCACAGCAGACTACCAATgccaaattacccccccccccctttggtcaGTGTGATGGTGGAAGGAGCCAAGGTCAgcatcaccccccctccccccgttgaAACTCGAGCCTTTTCCTCCAAAGTCCTGCATCCTCTCCCGCCTCCACACACAGTTCCTTGTTCATTTAGATGAGCTAATCATGACTTGTCATCAACGCAACCTGAGCTCACAAc
The nucleotide sequence above comes from Lampris incognitus isolate fLamInc1 chromosome 10, fLamInc1.hap2, whole genome shotgun sequence. Encoded proteins:
- the ppp1r1b gene encoding protein phosphatase 1 regulatory subunit 1B isoform X4, producing MEPSESAEVEQEQKERKKIQFAVPSSAPTNLDPRQVEMIRRRRPTPATLFRVADQASPEDDQSTHQWVVGENGVLKPKRINPNVYQPPSLKDHQQTTPIDQSGKISSGTETARQIQTEEYEEEEEEEESKTEATTEEENSRGSN
- the ppp1r1b gene encoding protein phosphatase 1 regulatory subunit 1B isoform X2, with the protein product MEPSESAEVEQEQKERKKIQFAVPSSAPTNLDPRQVEMIRRRRPTPATLFRVADQASPEDDQSTHQWVVGENGVLKPKRINPNVYQPPSLKAVQKMAEAHMQKLGVHPPLEDPSEGEEYEDNWQGEEDHQQTTPIDQSGKISSGTETARQIQTEEYEEEEEEEESKTEATTEEENSRGSN
- the ppp1r1b gene encoding protein phosphatase 1 regulatory subunit 1B isoform X3; this translates as MEPSESAEVEQEQKERKKIQFAVPSSAPTNLDPRQVEMIRRRRPTPATLFRVADQASPEDDQSTHQVKWVVGENGVLKPKRINPNVYQPPSLKDHQQTTPIDQSGKISSGTETARQIQTEEYEEEEEEEESKTEATTEEENSRGSN
- the ppp1r1b gene encoding protein phosphatase 1 regulatory subunit 1B isoform X1, yielding MEPSESAEVEQEQKERKKIQFAVPSSAPTNLDPRQVEMIRRRRPTPATLFRVADQASPEDDQSTHQVKWVVGENGVLKPKRINPNVYQPPSLKAVQKMAEAHMQKLGVHPPLEDPSEGEEYEDNWQGEEDHQQTTPIDQSGKISSGTETARQIQTEEYEEEEEEEESKTEATTEEENSRGSN